One genomic window of Psychrobacter cibarius includes the following:
- the tssA gene encoding type VI secretion system protein TssA: MNTNNALVANIDALIAPIDGSRHGVGEDLTFDMRIDAIVAARQEDDPLLAQGNWVTELKVADWDFVKDQCADLLIHTSKDMKLALWYVDALSHTDHLAGISQGLSLLQALNDEYWLTMYPPLDGEEDSMDIRAGLFSWFVKALTDDLKQLSLSDTKTEKYNYNYYLTARDHDKQRQQNPDSESSSQLTLSDYNSAIKNSSDAWQQGLMTHLNSITEQWQALTDQLNNLMGMDAPVFAPVTDLLVSLKQHLRPLIPEQADAADSNDKESAADDINADFATDSTMLNDGQATGTKNIALTSFNPSNRDHQSNRRQALKLLGQIQDYFATNEPHSPVTFLLGRAIDWADMPLDQWLAHIIKNEDQLSMLSDMIGIQPKRDSSDDSYN, encoded by the coding sequence ATGAACACTAATAATGCCTTAGTGGCGAATATAGATGCCCTCATTGCCCCTATTGATGGCAGTCGTCATGGTGTGGGTGAAGACCTCACCTTTGACATGCGTATCGATGCCATCGTCGCTGCTCGTCAAGAGGACGATCCGTTATTGGCGCAAGGTAATTGGGTCACTGAGCTAAAAGTGGCTGATTGGGACTTTGTGAAGGATCAGTGTGCAGATTTGTTGATTCATACCAGTAAAGATATGAAGCTGGCGCTTTGGTATGTCGATGCGTTGAGTCATACCGATCATTTAGCGGGTATCAGCCAAGGTCTTAGTCTACTACAGGCACTTAATGACGAGTATTGGCTCACTATGTATCCGCCACTAGATGGCGAAGAAGACAGTATGGATATCAGGGCAGGGCTGTTCTCATGGTTCGTAAAAGCGCTCACTGATGATCTAAAACAGCTGTCGCTCTCTGATACAAAGACAGAAAAATATAATTACAATTATTATTTAACGGCTCGAGATCATGATAAGCAGCGTCAGCAAAATCCTGATAGCGAATCGTCTAGCCAATTAACGCTTAGTGACTATAACAGCGCTATCAAGAACAGTAGTGATGCGTGGCAACAAGGACTCATGACTCATCTCAATAGCATCACAGAGCAATGGCAAGCGCTCACGGATCAGCTAAACAATCTGATGGGTATGGATGCGCCTGTGTTTGCGCCCGTGACAGATCTATTGGTATCTCTAAAACAGCATTTGCGCCCACTAATACCGGAGCAAGCTGATGCAGCAGACAGTAATGATAAAGAGAGTGCAGCTGATGATATAAATGCTGACTTTGCTACTGATAGTACGATGCTGAATGATGGGCAAGCAACTGGTACAAAAAATATCGCACTAACCAGCTTTAATCCGAGTAACCGCGATCATCAAAGCAATCGCCGGCAAGCGCTTAAACTATTGGGTCAAATCCAAGATTACTTTGCGACCAATGAGCCGCACAGTCCCGTGACATTTTTACTTGGTCGGGCGATTGATTGGGCCGATATGCCACTCGATCAATGGTTGGCTCATATCATTAAGAACGAAGATCAATTATCGATGCTCTCTGACATGATTGGTATTCAGCCAAAACGCGACTCATCTGACGATAGCTATAACTAA
- a CDS encoding contractile injection system protein, VgrG/Pvc8 family: MVWTQTKRHVQLSSAHPDIATSLIQQADLVESLLGMPLPDSVWSKPALMPTPDAYPSPYHQDQRAQSYQQRQLALYCGYRISITLLHPRAGLDIKQWLGQSLSIHWHTGDTLLPSQTRHGIITEVVALGSNSGMAAYRIICEPNLGQLRLNSHNRRHHHLSLSELITQIISPYDMNVEIDERLSDDSNYHIQHSVQYNQTDLAYLTQYLALYGITGYYRHDIDKHTLVLLPSDGEELRPDVNDIQSILSQNPANLADRQDRITAIRPRIAQHTQQSDLHRYDSRLMSIYTGSSSSEQPIDSSNSTHQRFLHSHSRFDDDSLDKLATRYQQNAQQRANLGSLTGNIRHLSLPSSHYIDGNPYLTDPISLVSLHQHINNHIPADWLGVVPFDPITLQPNTNYDNDDDNDDNVHHINACYLPFPHHHHIPYGEQLDKLGQPHPSLTGLMSASIIDTDSSAITHDRNHRAHIRYHWQSEGDDSAHWIPIASHLVADHMGQTHPLRHGQHVLIDFIGGDITHPIILGSTHNGQGNSDAQHNSIVSDSGSIDATSPAWFINQSHAYPIDGIKTQSIDSSRTGEATKDSVTNGYNQLMFDAHPESPQINAYSSSYQSSLTIGHLYQHTDHTRGQARGQGISLETEAAANIQGSKGIHISSSQSDPSSNPHMSHDRHSKLQTADQHQIAYQSLAETHQPVGINGSSQSSSLNNNKGGEQQTAFGQFSKDTNDATLNEAGQWQQAHLLIDSQRHLALLSGQHSQHTSTQSVHSHATDNTHHHSQTEMNQLVAGDIHYYSNKAQTHTAAHGDVTIQAHQAQMRLDSEQVLRIHSRDSIEIIAPDTLTLKAAGSGIEISGGNVTFITPSQVGYKASKVDWGSGGGSAKNLVMKQMQFEACEKLSEQAEDNNAASTDL, translated from the coding sequence ATGGTATGGACTCAAACAAAGCGGCATGTGCAACTGAGTAGTGCCCATCCTGATATTGCCACCAGCCTCATTCAACAGGCTGACTTGGTTGAAAGCTTACTCGGGATGCCATTGCCCGACAGCGTTTGGAGTAAGCCCGCTCTTATGCCAACGCCTGACGCTTATCCAAGCCCGTATCATCAAGACCAACGGGCGCAGTCTTATCAGCAGCGCCAGCTCGCCCTCTATTGCGGCTACCGTATTAGCATTACTCTACTGCATCCACGAGCAGGACTGGATATAAAGCAATGGCTAGGGCAAAGTCTCTCGATACATTGGCATACCGGCGATACGCTACTACCAAGCCAAACCCGTCATGGTATCATCACCGAAGTCGTTGCCCTCGGTAGCAACAGTGGTATGGCCGCTTATCGCATCATCTGTGAACCTAACTTAGGTCAATTACGCCTGAACAGTCATAATCGCCGTCATCATCATCTCAGTCTCAGTGAACTCATTACCCAAATCATCAGTCCATACGATATGAACGTTGAGATTGACGAGCGCCTCAGTGATGACAGCAACTATCATATACAGCATAGCGTCCAATACAACCAAACCGATCTTGCTTATCTAACCCAATACCTTGCTCTCTATGGCATCACAGGCTATTACCGTCATGACATCGACAAGCACACTCTAGTCTTACTACCTAGTGATGGAGAAGAATTGCGTCCTGATGTCAATGATATCCAAAGCATCCTCAGTCAAAACCCTGCCAACCTTGCTGATAGACAAGACCGCATTACTGCCATTCGTCCGCGTATTGCTCAGCATACTCAGCAAAGCGACCTACATCGTTATGACAGTCGCTTGATGAGTATCTATACTGGCAGTAGCAGTAGTGAGCAACCGATCGATTCATCAAACAGCACGCATCAGCGCTTTTTACACAGTCATAGCCGTTTTGATGATGACAGTCTCGATAAGCTTGCTACTCGCTACCAGCAGAACGCACAGCAGCGTGCCAATCTAGGCAGCCTAACCGGTAACATCCGTCATCTGAGTTTGCCAAGTAGCCACTATATCGATGGCAACCCTTATTTGACCGATCCGATCAGTCTGGTGTCTCTTCATCAGCATATTAATAATCATATTCCAGCAGATTGGTTGGGGGTAGTACCCTTTGATCCCATTACCTTACAGCCAAATACCAACTATGACAATGATGACGACAATGACGACAACGTCCATCATATCAATGCCTGCTACCTACCGTTTCCGCATCATCACCATATTCCTTATGGGGAACAGCTGGACAAACTAGGACAACCGCATCCGAGTCTGACAGGTCTGATGAGTGCCAGTATTATTGACACAGACAGCAGCGCCATTACTCATGATCGTAATCATCGTGCGCATATTAGATATCACTGGCAAAGCGAAGGCGACGATAGCGCACACTGGATACCCATCGCCAGTCACCTCGTCGCCGATCACATGGGACAAACCCATCCTCTGCGTCATGGGCAACATGTTCTGATCGACTTCATCGGCGGTGACATTACTCATCCCATCATCCTTGGCAGCACCCATAACGGCCAAGGCAATTCTGATGCTCAGCACAATAGCATCGTCAGTGACTCAGGTAGCATTGATGCCACCAGTCCCGCTTGGTTTATCAATCAAAGCCATGCCTATCCCATAGACGGTATCAAAACTCAAAGCATCGACAGTAGCCGCACAGGGGAGGCGACCAAAGACAGCGTCACTAATGGCTACAACCAGCTCATGTTTGATGCCCATCCTGAGAGTCCGCAGATCAACGCCTATAGCAGCAGCTACCAGTCCAGCCTAACCATTGGTCATCTGTATCAGCATACCGACCATACTCGTGGTCAAGCACGTGGGCAAGGTATCAGTTTAGAGACTGAGGCCGCTGCCAATATCCAAGGCAGCAAAGGTATTCATATCAGTAGTAGCCAGTCAGACCCCTCATCAAACCCTCACATGAGTCATGACAGGCATAGCAAACTACAAACCGCTGACCAACATCAAATAGCCTATCAAAGCCTAGCAGAAACGCATCAACCAGTAGGCATAAATGGTAGCAGTCAAAGCAGTAGCCTAAATAATAACAAAGGAGGAGAACAACAAACCGCATTTGGTCAATTTAGCAAAGACACTAATGACGCAACCTTAAACGAAGCAGGTCAATGGCAACAAGCCCATCTGCTGATCGACTCTCAGCGTCATCTCGCACTATTAAGCGGACAACACAGTCAGCATACCAGTACCCAAAGCGTGCACAGCCATGCGACAGACAACACCCATCATCACAGTCAAACCGAGATGAATCAATTGGTGGCAGGGGATATTCACTACTACAGCAATAAAGCCCAAACTCATACCGCCGCTCATGGCGATGTGACCATACAAGCGCATCAAGCGCAAATGCGACTCGATAGTGAGCAAGTACTGCGGATCCATAGTCGAGACAGTATAGAGATTATCGCGCCTGATACGCTAACGCTGAAAGCCGCAGGCAGTGGCATTGAGATATCGGGTGGCAATGTGACCTTTATTACGCCAAGTCAAGTGGGCTATAAGGCAAGTAAGGTGGATTGGGGCAGTGGGGGTGGATCAGCCAAAAATTTAGTCATGAAGCAGATGCAGTTTGAAGCTTGTGAGAAGCTATCTGAACAAGCTGAAGACAATAACGCTGCCAGTACCGACTTATAA
- a CDS encoding T6SS effector BTH_I2691 family protein: MAERCEQCQAQGITILPVRWGYRFKEKELKSVSRLLHEGYIYILDNNREWYGFVVTQGRYLKSFTVTGISGMPPYSNEPDLPYADSTCLAGSNCQALNSFIRIPNPNKDIDTLWVAYSPVKWTKAVIERHQNNTDGAKTNNMIEVPVSVTQSSSKSSLELSESQNGGGYNLWEYDPDGEGKEPITQYYATEYLNYINPFTKQPYAPDKSHEKKSLTTELSKIEESGNRVLNVYFNDEVGKLIDLNEMMLNIEDYYDSKLLKSMFTNSFDKLNQKQLVANTILDIEKQIKANAPAYVAKQKSEALRKPYGSDATLLSSREDLIRGYYKRNWENGFKDSIRYDEMLKWLSFYSSTQASNNEERKKQLAMIVERYNNMWFSEYLNNEMTYNFDNTDTDSCASYTLTVQNFVGSTAKYSEVAKSYMYMLSLYSLLEPYNYLGRACCFNNETIISEVESISTSNGMTIDGIVTLSWSAAAGEVLSKIKNQYLEKIKMSGTTITLENLIFDPYLYIRKKGIERKATSTSYPNIRLGRSDLLMSIFTRRPLSVVTVEGNIRDITKGVYGLLKTELSKNGGSQLSNNKLKDAASQFVDQMKSEGIDVDKNISTKVTAFVSIDALTSANDAKSSAGIAKSMLTDRRLQFEEFKSFYKNQAAQSGVGNFGGVLQVLSCLSLFKGVIESAGTDAKEPLHKFGGSIAILAGGVVQHRADVVGLRRELYGAVPTDSSHRQLKLARMLEGTEVAYSSLKAGARGLNIGGAAVFAYYDYQAAQENYANDDVVMGTLYLTSAGSGVISTTLLVFGVSGSWVPIAGWVILGVSIVAGLAIMWFQKTPLEKWVKYGTWGIDSNEWSLDFEKAQLEKASEGIEIDIKDN; encoded by the coding sequence ATGGCAGAGAGATGTGAGCAGTGTCAAGCGCAGGGGATTACGATATTGCCTGTACGTTGGGGATACCGCTTTAAAGAAAAAGAATTGAAATCTGTATCGAGATTGCTTCATGAAGGCTATATTTATATTCTTGATAATAATCGAGAGTGGTATGGATTTGTTGTCACACAAGGTCGCTATTTAAAAAGTTTTACGGTGACTGGTATATCAGGTATGCCGCCATATTCAAATGAGCCAGACTTGCCATATGCAGACTCAACATGCTTGGCAGGGAGTAACTGTCAAGCATTAAACAGCTTTATCCGTATTCCCAATCCAAACAAAGATATCGACACATTATGGGTCGCTTATAGCCCTGTTAAATGGACGAAAGCAGTCATTGAAAGACATCAAAATAATACTGATGGCGCTAAAACTAACAATATGATTGAAGTACCTGTATCTGTCACCCAGTCAAGTAGTAAATCATCTTTAGAACTTAGTGAATCACAAAATGGCGGAGGCTATAACTTATGGGAGTATGACCCAGATGGGGAAGGAAAAGAGCCAATCACTCAGTATTATGCCACTGAATATTTAAATTATATCAATCCGTTCACTAAACAGCCTTATGCTCCAGATAAATCACATGAAAAAAAGAGTCTCACAACTGAATTATCGAAGATAGAAGAAAGTGGAAATCGTGTTTTGAATGTTTATTTCAATGACGAAGTTGGAAAGCTAATTGATTTAAATGAAATGATGCTGAATATTGAAGATTACTATGACTCAAAATTATTAAAAAGTATGTTTACTAATTCATTCGATAAATTAAATCAGAAACAATTAGTTGCCAACACCATACTTGATATAGAAAAACAAATAAAAGCTAATGCTCCAGCATATGTTGCCAAGCAGAAATCTGAAGCGTTGAGGAAACCTTATGGTTCTGATGCAACTTTATTGAGCTCTAGAGAGGATTTGATAAGAGGTTATTATAAAAGAAACTGGGAAAATGGATTCAAAGATTCAATAAGATATGATGAAATGTTGAAATGGCTATCTTTTTATAGTTCAACTCAGGCTAGCAATAATGAAGAAAGAAAAAAGCAATTAGCAATGATAGTTGAAAGATATAACAACATGTGGTTTTCAGAATATTTAAATAATGAAATGACTTATAATTTTGATAATACTGATACTGATAGTTGTGCCAGCTATACGCTTACCGTACAAAATTTTGTTGGTTCAACAGCTAAGTACTCGGAAGTAGCAAAAAGTTATATGTATATGTTGTCACTATATTCGCTCCTAGAACCTTACAATTATCTAGGGCGCGCCTGCTGTTTTAATAATGAAACCATTATTAGTGAAGTAGAGTCTATCTCTACTAGTAATGGTATGACTATTGACGGTATTGTCACTTTGTCATGGTCTGCTGCTGCAGGTGAAGTACTATCAAAGATAAAAAATCAATATCTAGAAAAAATAAAAATGTCTGGTACTACTATCACCCTAGAAAATCTTATTTTTGATCCATATCTCTATATTCGTAAAAAGGGCATTGAGAGAAAAGCAACCAGTACTTCATACCCTAACATACGGCTTGGACGCAGTGATTTATTAATGAGTATATTTACTAGAAGGCCTTTGTCTGTAGTTACTGTTGAGGGCAACATTAGAGATATTACTAAAGGTGTTTATGGACTATTGAAAACAGAGTTGAGCAAAAATGGAGGTAGTCAATTAAGTAACAATAAACTTAAAGATGCCGCTTCACAGTTTGTCGATCAAATGAAAAGTGAAGGAATTGATGTAGATAAAAATATATCTACTAAAGTGACCGCATTTGTGAGTATAGATGCTTTGACTAGTGCTAACGATGCTAAAAGTTCAGCAGGTATAGCAAAGTCTATGTTGACTGACCGAAGACTACAGTTTGAGGAGTTTAAAAGCTTCTATAAAAACCAAGCAGCTCAGTCAGGTGTTGGTAATTTTGGCGGTGTACTACAAGTATTGTCTTGTTTGAGTTTGTTCAAAGGCGTTATAGAGTCTGCCGGTACTGATGCAAAAGAGCCTTTACATAAGTTCGGTGGTAGTATAGCGATACTTGCAGGCGGTGTGGTACAGCATAGAGCTGATGTTGTTGGCTTAAGAAGAGAGCTTTATGGGGCAGTACCAACTGATAGCTCTCATAGACAGCTTAAATTGGCTAGAATGTTAGAAGGTACTGAAGTTGCGTACTCAAGTCTAAAAGCAGGTGCTAGGGGGCTCAATATAGGTGGGGCTGCCGTTTTTGCTTATTATGATTATCAAGCAGCTCAGGAGAATTATGCTAATGATGATGTCGTAATGGGAACACTATATTTAACGTCTGCTGGTTCGGGCGTTATATCAACTACTTTGCTCGTATTTGGCGTTAGTGGCTCATGGGTACCTATAGCTGGATGGGTCATTTTGGGTGTATCTATTGTCGCTGGTTTGGCTATCATGTGGTTCCAAAAAACACCACTAGAAAAATGGGTCAAGTATGGTACTTGGGGTATAGATTCTAATGAGTGGTCATTAGATTTTGAGAAGGCACAGCTGGAAAAAGCTTCTGAAGGCATAGAAATTGACATTAAGGACAACTAA
- the fdhD gene encoding formate dehydrogenase accessory sulfurtransferase FdhD, with protein MIAQSDTETDAKYSDSFLVNTLTDKTSETLKASATPLARNHWAQKHHYPTDKYNPNNIIETRVAKTNIAQTHMQQISIDCQSASLAVEAAVAIVINGIHYAVLMASPHQLEYLAVGFLFSEGLIQHSHELLDWEVTQLNDIENYQQFTQDSFIKERFIRDATDESFESAAFEQSLSSLQDYDIYVVELLLNQRCHQRIQAQKRQLAGRTGCGMCGITGLTQALPDLSIYRQNRQKTDTPSLDCLLAIRQQVDAMQHTHQLTGAVHAAATMYNQQLYLFEDVGRHNALDKLIGWQLRNKIEISCVLMTSRLSIELIQKSIRGRIPWLVGMSAPTSTAVRVAERYGLGLAGFLRDNRVTYYSNYSDL; from the coding sequence ATGATTGCCCAAAGTGATACTGAAACTGACGCAAAATATAGCGATAGTTTTTTGGTAAATACCCTAACAGATAAGACATCAGAAACTCTAAAGGCATCTGCAACGCCGCTTGCACGTAATCATTGGGCGCAAAAGCATCATTATCCGACAGATAAATATAACCCTAACAACATTATTGAGACCCGTGTTGCTAAGACCAATATTGCACAGACCCATATGCAGCAAATCAGTATCGATTGCCAATCAGCGAGCTTGGCAGTGGAAGCTGCGGTTGCTATCGTTATCAATGGTATTCACTATGCGGTATTGATGGCAAGCCCTCACCAGTTAGAGTATTTAGCCGTCGGATTTTTGTTTAGCGAAGGCTTAATTCAACATAGCCATGAGCTGCTTGATTGGGAAGTTACCCAACTGAATGATATCGAAAATTATCAACAATTCACGCAAGATTCATTTATAAAGGAACGATTTATAAGAGATGCTACGGATGAAAGTTTTGAATCTGCAGCATTTGAACAAAGCTTATCGTCACTGCAAGATTATGACATTTATGTGGTGGAGCTATTACTAAACCAGCGTTGTCATCAGCGTATCCAAGCGCAAAAACGTCAGCTAGCAGGGCGTACAGGTTGTGGTATGTGCGGCATCACAGGGCTAACACAAGCACTGCCTGACTTGAGTATCTATCGTCAAAACAGACAAAAGACAGATACACCAAGTCTTGACTGTCTATTAGCAATACGCCAGCAAGTCGATGCGATGCAGCATACTCACCAATTGACTGGTGCCGTACACGCCGCTGCGACGATGTATAATCAGCAGCTATACCTATTCGAAGATGTAGGACGCCATAATGCGCTTGATAAGCTGATCGGTTGGCAACTGCGCAATAAAATAGAGATTAGCTGCGTCCTTATGACCTCGCGCCTATCGATTGAACTGATACAAAAATCGATTCGTGGGCGCATCCCTTGGCTAGTCGGTATGTCTGCACCTACCAGTACCGCAGTGCGTGTCGCTGAGCGTTATGGCTTAGGATTAGCGGGTTTTTTGCGTGATAACAGAGTCACTTACTATTCAAATTATTCAGACCTATAA
- a CDS encoding FdhF/YdeP family oxidoreductase: MRKIPVYSHPAAGWPALISSTRKLMDYQTFLRGGLSVLKSNQPKGGFDCPGCAWPDHKSHKAIDVCENGIKVIASETMTKKADAQFFARHSVTQLQGWSGYELEHSGRLSEPVYYDAAQERYLPISWEAAYTCIAEQLGQLDSPDEALFYTSGRVTNEPAFMYQLFVRCFGTNNLPDCSNMCHEPTSVMLGRQLGIGKATVKLEDFEQAKLILMFGQNPATNHPRMLEMLAHAHEQGCRILSINPMREQGLRKFRNPQKPTHMAAGQSDEMVDEVIQIQIGGDAALLTGIAKWLTKNNKIDQSFIDEHTSGYEALDAWLRQQSWPDVERGSGISKEEIINIAKLVAASPATICTWGMGITQHVQGDDNVAMITNLLLLMGMIGIDGAGASPVRGHSNVQGDRTMGIHERPAQKLLDSLERVFERPMPQENGFDVVSGAKALIAGKLKVFMSMGGNYAVAAPDTSAIQQALTTTQLNIFVGTKLNETMLYPGANNLILPCLGRTERIITAKGEQFATIEDSMCQIVPTRGNLKPVSDTLKSEAQIVADIATHVLGADSSIPWQAMSKDFDIVRDYIAQAIDGFEDFNQRIRETERGFHLYHSARHRVWNTDSGKAQFEVPKYPITYIAAQMAETSLAFHHDKKPADNINSAPNNEQKIWQLTSVRSHDQFNTMIFGFEDRYRQTNRRDVLFMHPDEMTRLGWQAGDRVMVSRHASSNNSNNTDGTVQPRTLGPLVLTDMDIAANAVATYYPECNDIFDLDTHAPDSHIPAYKSTTVVLQRVEANAGTTSHA; this comes from the coding sequence ATGCGCAAAATTCCTGTCTACTCCCACCCTGCTGCCGGTTGGCCTGCGCTGATTTCCTCTACTCGTAAATTGATGGATTATCAGACTTTTTTACGTGGTGGTTTGAGTGTGTTAAAAAGCAATCAGCCCAAAGGCGGGTTTGATTGTCCAGGTTGCGCTTGGCCAGATCATAAGTCACATAAAGCCATTGATGTCTGTGAAAACGGCATCAAAGTCATCGCCAGTGAGACCATGACTAAAAAAGCCGATGCGCAGTTTTTTGCGCGACATAGCGTCACCCAACTACAAGGCTGGTCGGGCTATGAGCTTGAGCATAGTGGTCGTTTATCAGAGCCTGTATATTATGATGCCGCGCAAGAGCGCTACTTACCAATCTCTTGGGAAGCCGCTTATACATGTATCGCTGAACAGTTAGGACAGCTTGACTCACCAGATGAGGCGCTATTTTATACTTCAGGGCGTGTCACTAACGAGCCCGCCTTTATGTATCAACTGTTTGTGCGCTGTTTTGGCACCAATAATTTACCAGATTGTTCCAATATGTGTCACGAACCAACGTCGGTAATGCTCGGTAGACAGTTGGGTATTGGTAAAGCGACCGTGAAACTGGAAGACTTTGAGCAAGCCAAACTGATATTGATGTTTGGACAAAATCCTGCGACCAATCATCCACGCATGCTTGAAATGCTTGCTCATGCTCACGAGCAAGGCTGTCGAATCCTCTCAATCAACCCTATGCGCGAACAAGGCTTACGTAAATTTAGAAATCCGCAAAAGCCCACGCATATGGCGGCAGGTCAAAGTGATGAGATGGTCGATGAGGTCATTCAAATTCAGATCGGCGGCGATGCAGCACTCTTAACCGGTATCGCTAAGTGGCTGACTAAAAACAATAAAATCGATCAGAGCTTTATCGATGAACATACCTCAGGATATGAGGCACTCGACGCGTGGCTGCGCCAACAATCATGGCCTGATGTGGAACGTGGGTCTGGTATCAGTAAAGAGGAAATCATTAATATAGCAAAACTGGTAGCGGCGAGTCCTGCGACCATTTGCACGTGGGGCATGGGCATCACTCAGCACGTCCAAGGCGATGACAATGTAGCGATGATTACCAACCTATTATTATTAATGGGGATGATTGGTATTGATGGCGCAGGCGCGTCTCCTGTTCGTGGTCACTCTAACGTACAGGGCGACCGTACCATGGGCATCCATGAGCGCCCTGCACAAAAGCTACTAGACAGCCTTGAGCGTGTGTTTGAACGTCCGATGCCGCAAGAAAATGGCTTTGATGTGGTCTCTGGTGCGAAAGCATTGATTGCTGGTAAGCTTAAGGTCTTTATGAGTATGGGCGGTAATTATGCCGTGGCAGCACCTGATACCAGTGCAATTCAGCAAGCTTTAACCACCACTCAGCTCAATATTTTTGTCGGTACTAAACTTAATGAAACTATGCTGTATCCGGGCGCGAACAATCTTATTCTGCCTTGCTTAGGTCGTACCGAACGTATTATTACTGCCAAAGGTGAGCAATTTGCCACTATCGAAGATTCCATGTGTCAGATTGTACCCACTCGAGGCAACCTGAAACCCGTCAGCGATACGTTGAAATCTGAAGCACAAATTGTAGCAGATATCGCCACTCATGTGCTTGGTGCTGATTCGTCCATTCCTTGGCAAGCAATGAGTAAAGACTTTGACATCGTTCGTGATTATATCGCCCAAGCGATTGATGGCTTTGAAGACTTTAATCAGCGTATTCGCGAAACCGAGCGTGGCTTTCATTTGTACCATTCTGCGCGTCATCGTGTATGGAATACTGATAGTGGCAAAGCGCAATTTGAAGTACCAAAATACCCTATCACCTACATTGCAGCACAAATGGCAGAGACCTCCTTAGCCTTTCACCATGACAAAAAACCCGCTGATAATATTAATAGTGCGCCAAACAATGAACAAAAGATTTGGCAATTGACCAGTGTCCGTAGCCATGACCAATTTAATACCATGATTTTCGGATTTGAAGATCGCTATCGCCAAACCAATCGCCGTGATGTGTTGTTTATGCACCCAGATGAGATGACTCGTTTGGGTTGGCAAGCAGGTGACCGAGTAATGGTATCCCGCCATGCCAGCTCAAATAATTCAAATAACACAGACGGTACCGTTCAGCCACGCACGCTAGGGCCGTTAGTATTGACTGATATGGATATCGCCGCTAACGCTGTCGCAACTTATTATCCTGAATGTAATGATATATTTGATTTAGACACGCATGCACCAGACTCTCACATACCAGCGTATAAATCGACGACCGTTGTTTTGCAACGCGTTGAGGCAAATGCTGGTACGACTAGTCATGCATAG
- a CDS encoding c-type cytochrome: protein MKKSPLNLPTIASVISQKINMGNLTTAILTASAFSIAAISSGCSQPEPIEQNAPEYGLVTADDANEDIGTYVLPQDTSILDEPNADEIFYGKRLLNETKRLLPEHVGAQMNCNSCHISQGKIPLGDPYINSYNFYPRVMPRSGKEVDLTKRINGCFQRSMNGKPLKPESPEMLAMLAYMKWLSQNTPKEQKVDIQNAGKVDESLIPDPVRGEQIYKAQCATCHGDNGEGIKDSRGDIVFPPLWGDESFNIGAGMARTYKAAAFVKYNMPMGIQTKGLWGHGNVLSDQDAVDVAHFFTHQPRPDFAGKVNDWPNGKKPKDARY from the coding sequence ATGAAAAAATCTCCACTCAACTTGCCTACTATTGCTAGCGTTATCTCTCAAAAAATCAATATGGGCAACTTAACCACCGCTATCCTTACTGCTTCAGCGTTCAGTATCGCCGCTATCAGTAGTGGTTGCTCACAGCCCGAGCCTATCGAGCAGAATGCGCCTGAGTACGGCTTAGTCACTGCTGATGATGCCAACGAAGATATCGGCACTTATGTGCTGCCGCAAGATACCTCTATCTTGGATGAACCAAATGCTGATGAGATATTTTATGGTAAACGCTTATTAAACGAAACCAAGCGCTTACTCCCAGAGCACGTTGGCGCGCAAATGAACTGTAACAGTTGCCATATCTCACAAGGTAAAATCCCACTTGGCGACCCGTATATCAATAGTTATAACTTCTATCCGCGCGTGATGCCAAGATCTGGTAAGGAAGTTGATTTAACCAAACGTATTAATGGCTGCTTCCAGCGCTCAATGAATGGCAAACCGTTGAAACCTGAATCCCCTGAAATGCTGGCAATGTTGGCTTATATGAAGTGGCTGTCGCAAAACACCCCAAAAGAGCAAAAAGTCGATATCCAAAATGCAGGTAAAGTGGATGAATCACTAATCCCAGATCCTGTCCGCGGCGAACAAATTTATAAAGCTCAATGTGCAACTTGTCATGGTGATAATGGCGAAGGCATCAAAGACAGTCGCGGCGATATCGTGTTCCCGCCATTATGGGGCGATGAATCCTTTAACATCGGTGCTGGTATGGCACGTACTTACAAGGCGGCTGCCTTTGTAAAATACAACATGCCGATGGGTATTCAGACCAAAGGCTTATGGGGTCACGGAAATGTGCTGAGCGATCAAGATGCCGTCGATGTGGCGCACTTCTTTACTCATCAGCCGCGCCCTGACTTTGCTGGTAAGGTCAATGATTGGCCAAATGGTAAAAAACCTAAAGACGCGCGTTACTGA